A genomic window from Alkalihalobacillus sp. AL-G includes:
- a CDS encoding peroxiredoxin, whose translation MKNKLLHGLLLSLTVLFGYLAWQTPEGIDRYTQSTEKVNATEAGTVVSNAVEIGNKAPNFKLSTLDGKTVSLSQYRGKTVILNFWTTWCTYCKDEIPELINFHHLHKEDDVVILAVNLSSEEESLEPVAMFSDELEIPFTVPLDKEGKVATAYKVYMIPTTYVIASDGTIQHKIIGPANLEQLEKLLF comes from the coding sequence ATGAAGAACAAACTTTTACACGGCCTACTTCTCAGTCTAACCGTTCTTTTTGGATATTTAGCATGGCAAACACCGGAAGGAATCGATCGCTACACACAATCAACAGAAAAGGTGAATGCAACTGAAGCAGGAACAGTCGTATCAAATGCAGTCGAAATTGGCAATAAAGCACCAAACTTTAAATTGAGCACTTTAGACGGAAAGACTGTATCTCTTTCTCAATACCGCGGCAAAACAGTGATATTAAACTTTTGGACAACGTGGTGTACGTATTGTAAGGATGAGATTCCAGAGTTGATCAATTTTCATCACTTGCATAAAGAAGATGATGTGGTCATCCTTGCGGTTAACTTAAGTTCAGAGGAAGAAAGCCTTGAACCCGTGGCAATGTTTTCCGACGAGCTCGAAATTCCATTTACCGTTCCTCTCGACAAGGAGGGCAAGGTTGCAACAGCCTATAAGGTTTATATGATCCCAACCACGTATGTTATCGCTTCAGACGGAACAATCCAGCACAAAATAATTGGACCCGCAAACCTTGAACAGCTTGAAAAACTGCTTTTTTGA
- a CDS encoding DUF2254 domain-containing protein, which translates to MSPKNWLHKIYHSFWYQPAAYSILAVLSAFLSVEADMWMERVQLYQMIPSFLMTDRDTSRLILSALATSILTMTAITFSSIMVLLSTYLSQYSPRTLDNFLSDPVTRRVLGVFIGSFFYFLLLLVWMNISDQARFFFVPSLSILMAALCLGFFVYFIHHVGTWIQVNNLIQNITDNCLGILERNELHHSNLTSSGSSPWSNWEEDELKLKESKSVTSVQSGYIQNIDLEALIQLAKRDDLLLKMDRNIGDYVDNGSPLFSYWSLGDRSFTIDTYIDTIRIGERRTTEQDLEFGIQKLTEIALRAISPAVNDPYTAIISIHKLGRVLSRLAQTFAEEPYFYDDEKNLRVIIKQDTFSYVLYKSFYQLRHYGRQDVSVLAAMVEALSLIAENNESIQVKNTLWQFVKAVCEGTDRSMLITMDVHYLNGKIDELARLTGHSKEKQLL; encoded by the coding sequence ATGAGCCCGAAAAACTGGTTACATAAAATTTATCATAGCTTCTGGTATCAACCTGCAGCTTATAGCATTCTAGCTGTCCTTTCTGCTTTCTTGTCGGTAGAAGCTGACATGTGGATGGAACGTGTTCAACTTTATCAAATGATTCCTTCGTTTCTTATGACAGATCGCGATACGTCACGTCTGATTCTTAGTGCATTGGCGACTTCCATTCTGACGATGACAGCGATCACTTTTTCATCGATCATGGTTCTATTATCAACCTACCTTTCTCAATATTCACCACGAACACTTGATAATTTCTTGAGTGACCCTGTCACACGACGGGTTCTTGGTGTATTTATCGGTTCCTTCTTTTATTTTTTGCTTTTATTAGTTTGGATGAACATTTCAGATCAAGCGAGATTCTTTTTTGTACCTTCTCTTTCGATATTGATGGCTGCGTTATGTCTTGGATTCTTTGTCTATTTCATTCATCACGTTGGGACTTGGATTCAAGTCAATAATCTGATTCAAAATATTACAGATAATTGTTTAGGCATTCTTGAAAGAAATGAATTGCACCATTCCAATCTTACGTCGAGTGGTTCATCACCATGGTCGAATTGGGAAGAAGATGAGTTGAAGCTCAAGGAATCCAAGTCGGTTACGTCCGTTCAGTCCGGTTATATCCAGAATATTGACCTCGAAGCGCTTATCCAACTTGCTAAGAGGGATGATCTTTTGCTGAAAATGGATAGGAACATTGGTGATTATGTCGATAATGGCTCACCTCTTTTTTCTTACTGGTCGCTTGGAGACAGGTCGTTTACAATCGATACCTATATAGATACGATCCGAATCGGTGAAAGGCGGACGACTGAGCAGGACCTTGAATTCGGGATTCAAAAATTGACTGAAATAGCATTACGTGCAATTTCACCCGCGGTCAACGACCCCTATACGGCGATTATCAGTATCCATAAGCTTGGAAGAGTGCTTTCCCGCCTTGCACAAACATTTGCAGAGGAGCCTTATTTTTATGATGATGAAAAAAACCTCAGAGTCATTATTAAGCAAGACACCTTTTCTTATGTTCTCTATAAAAGCTTTTACCAGCTTCGGCATTATGGTAGACAGGATGTGTCTGTTCTTGCCGCTATGGTTGAAGCCCTTTCACTCATTGCAGAAAATAACGAAAGTATTCAGGTGAAAAATACGCTATGGCAATTTGTAAAGGCGGTTTGTGAAGGTACGGATCGTTCTATGTTGATAACGATGGATGTACACTATTTAAATGGAAAAATCGATGAGTTAGCAAGGCTGACTGGTCACTCTAAAGAAAAGCAACTGCTTTAG
- a CDS encoding DUF2254 domain-containing protein, translated as MKINKHWITFKRSFWFLPTFYGIVALLLSILTIITEKSVSTELISKYIPNVLLTDIKLGQTILSSIAISILTMTTITFSSIMVVLTTYSSQFSPRTLQDFISDVVTQRVLGIFTGGIIYSLLLLLFLKEISNKTLFVGPGVAVIWAIVCLAFFVYFIHHVATWTQVNNLIDKITSRTQQTIDKSFHFNDDKSMESDIPNEDVHNLDCSNMKSVLATTSGYLQMIDLPTLLKKASEEDFIIKIERRIGDYILRGTPLFSFVNREKITEDEQKRYEECFSIGTERTTVQDIEFGLQKLVEISLRAISPAINDPHTAINCINRIGTLLAELGTVSFPKSHQFDKNQQLRIIMDIQSYQELLYKSFYQIRHYGRQDVSVCASTLAVLHGIVEKNKDPSIQKTIWKFTIYFVEGIDESVLLVWDKNFINEKIKRLAKTLEKEHEYDQIKL; from the coding sequence TTGAAAATAAACAAGCATTGGATCACATTCAAGCGAAGCTTTTGGTTTTTACCCACCTTTTATGGAATTGTTGCACTTTTATTATCGATCCTTACAATCATTACTGAAAAGTCCGTATCTACCGAGTTGATCAGCAAGTACATACCGAACGTTTTGTTAACCGATATTAAACTTGGTCAAACGATTCTCAGCTCGATCGCCATTTCGATTTTAACGATGACAACAATTACTTTTTCATCAATCATGGTCGTACTGACCACGTACTCATCACAATTCTCTCCACGAACGTTACAGGATTTTATCAGTGATGTCGTTACTCAACGGGTGCTTGGGATTTTTACAGGGGGCATTATCTATTCCCTATTACTTTTGCTGTTTTTAAAGGAAATCAGCAATAAGACCCTTTTTGTAGGACCTGGCGTTGCGGTTATTTGGGCTATTGTCTGTCTTGCCTTTTTTGTTTACTTTATCCATCATGTTGCAACCTGGACCCAAGTGAATAATTTAATCGATAAAATTACAAGTCGAACTCAACAGACGATAGATAAGAGCTTTCACTTTAACGATGATAAGTCGATGGAAAGCGACATTCCAAACGAAGATGTCCATAATTTGGATTGTTCGAATATGAAATCGGTCCTGGCAACCACGTCTGGTTATTTACAAATGATCGACCTGCCTACTCTGCTCAAAAAAGCGAGTGAAGAAGATTTCATTATAAAAATTGAACGCAGGATTGGAGATTATATTCTTCGAGGAACACCACTGTTTTCATTCGTTAATCGCGAAAAAATAACCGAGGATGAACAAAAAAGATACGAGGAATGCTTCTCGATTGGGACTGAACGTACAACTGTCCAAGATATTGAATTCGGCTTGCAAAAGCTTGTAGAAATTTCGTTACGTGCGATTTCACCTGCAATTAATGATCCACACACAGCAATCAATTGCATTAATCGGATCGGCACGTTGCTCGCCGAATTAGGAACGGTTTCTTTTCCAAAAAGTCACCAATTTGATAAGAACCAACAGCTGCGGATCATAATGGATATCCAGTCTTATCAGGAGCTTTTGTATAAATCCTTTTATCAAATACGCCATTATGGCAGACAGGACGTTTCCGTATGCGCTTCTACATTAGCCGTACTCCATGGGATTGTTGAGAAAAACAAGGATCCGTCCATTCAAAAAACGATTTGGAAATTTACAATCTATTTTGTTGAAGGCATTGATGAGAGCGTTCTGCTCGTATGGGATAAGAATTTTATAAACGAAAAAATCAAACGTCTTGCAAAGACACTAGAAAAAGAGCATGAATATGATCAGATCAAATTATAA
- a CDS encoding CAP domain-containing protein, giving the protein MLKKILLTSLLSASIIGVNAGVSEASAPDQQQPQVYVYAQAQGGQGDAQELLNNCFNKLNSQLDPAIQNKIQELLKQVTGQLQQQEEAPNKAEEPKKEESEKKADKPKKEKPNKKAEQPAPAPEEKADPAPAPEKQPEPEQKPAPTPASQQPKEQQPAEQPAPENNTEAGFTLTADEQQMVDLVNKARQQAGLAPLKVDPELTKVARLKAKDMIQNNYFSHNSPTYGSPFDMMNQFGIEYRTAGENIAGNSSVQGAHTSLMNSDGHRKNILGSQYTEVGIGIVDGGQYGKMFVQMFKG; this is encoded by the coding sequence TTGTTAAAGAAAATTCTTTTAACATCATTACTATCTGCATCAATCATAGGGGTTAATGCTGGGGTAAGTGAGGCATCTGCACCAGATCAGCAACAACCTCAAGTTTATGTATACGCACAGGCACAAGGTGGTCAAGGAGATGCTCAAGAGCTTCTCAACAACTGCTTCAACAAGCTAAACAGTCAACTCGATCCTGCTATTCAAAATAAAATCCAAGAACTTCTTAAGCAAGTAACTGGTCAGCTTCAACAACAAGAAGAAGCTCCAAATAAAGCTGAGGAACCTAAAAAAGAAGAATCAGAGAAAAAAGCTGATAAGCCTAAAAAAGAAAAACCAAACAAAAAAGCAGAGCAACCTGCTCCAGCTCCAGAAGAAAAGGCTGATCCTGCTCCAGCACCAGAAAAGCAACCTGAACCTGAGCAAAAGCCTGCTCCAACACCGGCATCCCAACAGCCGAAAGAGCAACAGCCAGCTGAGCAGCCTGCACCTGAAAACAATACAGAAGCTGGCTTCACGTTAACAGCTGATGAGCAACAAATGGTAGATCTCGTAAATAAAGCACGCCAACAAGCTGGACTAGCTCCATTGAAGGTAGATCCAGAACTGACAAAGGTTGCACGCCTAAAGGCAAAAGACATGATTCAAAACAATTACTTCAGCCACAACTCACCAACATACGGTTCACCGTTTGATATGATGAACCAATTCGGAATCGAGTATCGTACTGCTGGAGAAAACATTGCAGGAAACAGTTCAGTTCAAGGTGCACATACTTCACTTATGAACTCTGACGGACACCGCAAAAACATCTTAGGAAGCCAATATACAGAAGTTGGAATTGGCATTGTGGATGGCGGCCAGTACGGTAAAATGTTCGTACAAATGTTTAAAGGATAA